TTTTTGCATTTTCAGCTATGAGCTGTTCCTTTTTCGATCGGACTGTTTCTTTATCGAGTAATGGAATCTTCGAGAGATCCTGTCTTCCTCTGAAATTGGTTGCATCAAGTTTGATTTCCTTAAAGAGGTTTCTATAATATGGGACATTCAATCCTGCATGTTGGATGAGTTTTCTTAACTTGTCATCCTGATATGATTCGATCTGATTTTGTGTCCAATACTGACTCTTGGGGTAAAATTTACATCGATGAAATACTTTAAGGGGTATCTGAAAAATTGATTTTTCCAATGCTTATAACTCTTTAATCTGTTGAATAAGCTCGTAACGCTTGAGTAATTTTGTTGCACTTCGCACAAGTGGAGGTCCGATAAACATGTCATCAACAATTGCTACTGAACGATTGCCTGTATCGATTTCCTTAGACAGTTCAATGATCTTTTTTGCTTGTTCGACTTCTTCATCTGTCGGTGTATAATATCTATGTGCCATTTCGATCTCTTTAGGATGAAGAAGAAGTGATCCTTCGAATCCAAGTATCCGGGTTAAATGGAGCTTGTTTTCCAATTTCTCTAGATCGTGCACATCGATATTCAACGTATCGATCGGGATAATGCCTGTAGATCGTGCAGCATTTGCGATTATAGAGCGGGGAAAGATGAATGCATGTTCCGGTTGATCGTGTTTGCCACAGAGATCTGATAAATAATCCTCACTCCCAAAAGCAACAGCGATGATCCTGGATGATGCATTGCAAATGCTGTGAATATTCATGATAGCAGATGTCGTTTCAATAAGGGGTATGACTTTAAAACGATCTTTCGGAAATCCACTTTTTGTCTCTGGCTCTGTTAATAATTTATCGAATTCATTCAATTCTGCTTCATCATAAACCTTAGGATAAAGGAAGCCGAGGATATCTTTATGGGTAAATTCTTCAACTTCTTTTTGAAGATATCCGCTGTCTCTGTCATTCAGCCTGATAAAGATCTGTTTGTTGTCGAAAATGCCGGTTCCCAGTAAAGATCGTACAATTTCTCTTGCATGATCCTTTTCTTTTTCGACAACTGAATCTTCAAGATCGATTATCACTGCATCAGCTTTTGTGTTCACAGCTTTTTGTATTAATTCTGGCTTATTGCCGGGTACAAATAACATGCTTCTGAGAATATGTTCTTTCTGTTCCATATTACTTTACCGGTACGAGGATATGCCTTTTCAGACTTAGGACTAA
This window of the Candidatus Cloacimonadota bacterium genome carries:
- a CDS encoding CoA ester lyase, whose translation is MEQKEHILRSMLFVPGNKPELIQKAVNTKADAVIIDLEDSVVEKEKDHAREIVRSLLGTGIFDNKQIFIRLNDRDSGYLQKEVEEFTHKDILGFLYPKVYDEAELNEFDKLLTEPETKSGFPKDRFKVIPLIETTSAIMNIHSICNASSRIIAVAFGSEDYLSDLCGKHDQPEHAFIFPRSIIANAARSTGIIPIDTLNIDVHDLEKLENKLHLTRILGFEGSLLLHPKEIEMAHRYYTPTDEEVEQAKKIIELSKEIDTGNRSVAIVDDMFIGPPLVRSATKLLKRYELIQQIKEL